A genome region from Lytechinus pictus isolate F3 Inbred chromosome 14, Lp3.0, whole genome shotgun sequence includes the following:
- the LOC129276489 gene encoding uncharacterized protein LOC129276489 encodes MALWGTISVSLCVILLFLLHVTWGEHQRIECPKKSGKSAHFYALADTAMEIAYAEELNVTVFECSRRCRDDGGCMSYGYSKRLESCQLYDFDRETGPEFLVTSSDYVYYDTVDTKTSNPHYMGSCKHHQCENGVCRMDCSERGYYCECAEGYRGEFCQSAYIHEPRLVDEIISDRARDGVGFTFNNMNFLAISSLQTQDSAGNSAQADQVILRYDYSTEQYEPMQILTGIGVGYFLTEFQLTGKQYLFICNYREFGDTQDTDSFLWVYDNSSDSFIVHQTFDTKGCMAPAKIRASDSGFYLFLGYYYAPSSYDQESPVFKWYPRYERFVEVDTVSTTGVYKSSLFEIDGTVYVGVSSFRSNSGFDNSAEVWERTDTYDLYRGCYVDGTNRALDGDSFSSSSMTVTMCITYCRDLGYPYVGLQAQSHCFCGDENYDEHGSVSDGDCNQQCAGDSSEYCGASWRNSIYMTEPSWSQTQVLPDSSPGPIDIESYSHEESHYIVLSRHHDGSECDQDTEVYVWNAGLKEFGTHQTISFSETCSVGIEVFERGGEKFMLTSNARKFYSATEPDHWAVDCRIFRLVDTVWIDHTTVSGFNVVNFQTFERDGELYIFQTGGRNETDPGSTYSECTQKIYQWI; translated from the exons ATGGCTCTTTGGGGCACGATTTCCGTATCCCTCTGTgtcatcctcctcttcctcctccacGTTACATGGGGGGAGCACCAGCGCATCGAGTGCCCCAAGAAATCCGGCAAGTCGGCCCACTTCTACGCCCTCGCCGACACCGCCATGGAGATCGCGTACGCCGAGGAGCTCAACGTAACCGTCTTCGAATGCTCGAGACGCTGCCGAGACGATGGTGGCTGCATGAGCTATGGCTACTCCAAACGTCTTGAGTCGTGTCAGCTTTACGACTTCGATCGAGAGACCGGGCCGGAGTTCTTAGTGACGTCATCAGATTACGTCTACTACGACACGGTGGACACTAAAACTTCGAACCCG CATTACATGGGCTCATGCAAGCACCATCAATGTGAAAACGGGGTGTGCAGAATGGATTGCTCAGAGAGGGGCTACTACTGCGAGTGTGCCGAGGGATACCGAGGAGAATTCTGCCAATCTG CTTACATCCATGAGCCTCGACTGGTTGACGAAATCATCTCTGACCGAGCTAGGGACGGCGTCGGCTTTACTTTCAACAACATGAATTTCCTCGCAATTTCATCCCT GCAAACACAGGACTCAGCCGGTAACAGTGCCCAGGCTGACCAGGTGATACTCCGCTATGATTACTCGACGGAGCAGTACGAACCCATGCAGATATTGACTGGAATTGGCGTTGGTTACTTCCTAACCGAGTTTCAGCTCACCGGAAAACAGTACCTCTTCATATGTAATTACAGGGAATTCGGAGACACGCAAGACACCGATTCCTTTCTGTGGGTTTACGATAATAGTTCTG ATTCCTTCATCGTTCATCAAACCTTTGATACCAAAGGATGTATGGCCCCTGCTAAGATCAGAGCATCAGACAGTGGATTTTATTTATTCCTCGGATATTATTATGCACCCTCTTCGTATGACCAGGAATCTCCCGTTTTCAAG TGGTATCCTCGATACGAGCGCTTCGTTGAGGTTGACACCGTATCGACGACGGGCGTGTATAAATCATCCCTGTTCGAGATCGACGGGACTGTTTATGTCGGAGTTTCAAGCTTTCGAAGCAATTCAGGGTTTGACAATTCTGCCGAAGTGTGGGAACGTACGGACACATATG ATCTCTACCGTGGCTGTTACGTCGATGGGACCAACCGGGCTTTAGACGGTGACTCATTTTCTTCAAGCTCGATGACTGTGACCATGTGTATCACGTACTGTCGAGATCTCGGCTACCCCTATGTTGGACTTCAGGCGCAGTCACACTGTTTCTGCGGCGATGAGAACTACGACGAACACGGAAGCGTCAGTGATGGTGATTGCAACCAGCAGTGTGCGGGGGACAGCTCGGAATACTGTGGCGCTTCGTGGCGAAACAGCATCTATATGACAG aGCCATCGTGGAGCCAGACGCAAGTCTTACCGGACTCGAGTCCAGGCCCCATAGATATCGAGTCCTACTCGCACGAGGAATCGCATTACATCGTACTGAGTCGCCACCATGACGGGTCCGAATGCGATCAAGATACGGAAGTCTATGTATGGAACGCTGGATTGAAGGAGTTTGGGACTCATCAGACAATTTCCTTCTCCGAGACCTGCTCAGTCGGTATTGAGGTATTCGAG AGAGGCGGTGAAAAGTTCATGCTGACTTCGAATGCCCGCAAGTTCTACAGCGCAACGGAGCCCGACCACTGGGCGGTGGATTGCCGCATCTTCCGCCTTGTTGACACGGTGTGGATCGACCACACCACCGTCAGTGGGTTCAATGTTGTTAACTTCCAGACCTTCGAGCGTGATGGCGAGCTTTACATCTTCCAGACAGGAGGAAGAAACGAGACCGACCCAGGTAGCACCTACAGCGAGTGTAcgcaaaaaatatatcaatggaTCTGA